The Apium graveolens cultivar Ventura chromosome 6, ASM990537v1, whole genome shotgun sequence genome contains a region encoding:
- the LOC141668591 gene encoding uncharacterized protein LOC141668591, with amino-acid sequence MTKPSDPPLTTTPDSTPATTTTATVCNQCKSHPTPFLHYIKHRGIFRRLCTSCILRFNSQLFCPVCFSLYNPTSPVQDSTTPCSKCHSISHTSCVATNPNGKIANNGCYVCCLCVSGSIFGSSEDKNKNNVFDKRSAAALLAAAKISHESMSKANMVAKVEAEKKAKEAWSTKKRAREAIEHVASVEERVRVEGNVGFDGGLGRIVGNVGERNVFGVDRVDNSSAVLASLNAVELNEKEKVGGGGLGANGENGVGSGGCGWQVVQVVDEKPIAILGPYVQNNHLRDGNGGSFQ; translated from the coding sequence ATGACAAAACCCTCAGACCCTCCTCTCACCACCACCCCCGACTCAACTCCGGCCACCACCACCACCGCCACCGTCTGCAACCAATGCAAATCCCACCCAACCCCTTTCCTCCACTACATAAAACACCGCGGCATCTTCCGTCGTCTCTGCACTTCTTGCATTCTCCGCTTCAACTCTCAATTATTTTGCCCAGTTTGCTTCTCTCTCTACAACCCCACTTCCCCTGTCCAAGATTCCACCACCCCTTGTTCTAAATGCCACTCAATTTCACACACAAGCTGTGTTGCGACAAACCCTAATGGTAAAATAGCTAATAATGGTTGTTATGTGTGTTGTCTTTGTGTTTCGGGCTCGATATTTGGTTCGAGTGaagataaaaataaaaataatgtgTTTGATAAGAGAAGTGCAGCTGCGTTGTTGGCAGCTGCTAAGATATCGCATGAGTCGATGAGTAAGGCCAATATGGTGGCCAAAGTGGAGGCGGAGAAGAAGGCGAAAGAGGCATGGTCGACGAAGAAGAGGGCGAGAGAGGCCATTGAGCATGTCGCGAGTGTGGAGGAGAGGGTGAGAGTGGAGGGGAATGTGGGGTTTGATGGGGGGTTAGGGAGGATTGTGGGGAATGTAGGGGAGAGGAATGTGTTTGGGGTGGATAGAGTGGATAATTCGAGTGCGGTTTTGGCTTCGTTGAATGCGGTTGAGTTGAATGAGAAGGAGAAGGTGGGGGGTGGTGGTTTGGGGGCTAATGGGGAGAATGGTGTTGGAAGTGGTGGTTGTGGTTGGCAGGTGGTACAGGTTGTTGACGAGAAACCGATTGCTATTTTGGGTCCGTATGTGCAGAATAATCATCTGAGAGATGGGAATGGTGGTTCGTTTCAGTGA
- the LOC141668597 gene encoding uncharacterized protein LOC141668597: MAGKKVIVICQSGGVFEKDKDGNLLYVGGNAHAMEVDDKMTYDTFVMEVAEMFNYSTMAMSIKYFLFENKKTLISISNDKDLKRMINFHGDYNTTDIYVMNEEVVTADISSMPGSRSSRTSLSEDGMFVDAPASLGDDIFDDSSEPGLLLDANFGIVDDLNNVEALFDIPSDMPPALLKSNGEKHVKAAQQWQNIITGVGQRFNSVHEFRESLRKYAIAHQFAFRYNKNDSHRVTVKCKVEGCPWRIHASRLSTTQLICIKKMDSAHTCEGNVVPTGHQATRSWVASVIKEKLKEVPDYKPRDIVEDIKNEYGIQLNYFQAWRGKEIAKEQLQGSYKEAYGQLPSLCDSIMETNPGSLATFTTKDDSSFHRLFVSFHASIHGFQNGCRPLLFLDSVTLNSKYQGMLLTATAADGNDGVFPVAFAVVDAETNDNWHWFLVQLRNALSDCHGITFVADREKGLKESINNIFQDENVHHGYCLHYLSEKLVRDLKGQFSVEVKRLMIEDLFAAAYAGTPEEFQICVERIKNISVEAYIWVNESEPEHWANAFFPGARYNHLTSNFGEEFYGWVSDAHELPITQMVDAIRCKIMDVMHARRVESSQWLTRLTPIMEEKLEKENVHVHPHPVLISSGSRVEVHGDSVEVVDVDNFSCTCKGWQLTGLPCCHAIPVIACLNRDPYYYCSIYLTVVNYRSTYSESVHPIVDIDRTANDCSQGALSVTVKAPPTRRPPGRPVKKKSKDVIRRQLQCGKCKGSGHNKSTCKELLEP, encoded by the exons ATGGCTGGGAAGAAGGTTATTGTTATATGTCAATCAGGTGGTGTGTTTGAGAAGGACAAGGATGGTAATTTGTTGTATGTAGGAGGGAATGCTCACGCCATGGAAGTTGATGATAAAATGACGTATGATACTTTCGTAATGGAGGTAGCGGAGATGTTCAACTACAGCACCATGGCAATGTCTATTAAATATTTTCTTTTCGAAAATAAGAAGAcacttatttcaatttcaaacGATAAAGATCTTAAACGCATGATTAATTTCCATGGTGACTACAACACCACCGACATATATGTTATGAATGAAGAAGTTGTCACTGCAGATATCTCAAGCATGCCTGGGAGTAG GTCAAGCAGGACAAGTTTGTCTGAGGATGGGATGTTTGTTGACGCTCCTGCTAGTCTTGGGGATGATATTTTTGATGACTCAAGTGAGCCAGGTCTCCTGCTTGATGCGAACTTTGGTATTGTAGATGATTTAAACAATGTGGAAGCCCTTTTTGATATACCTAGTGATATGCCTCCGGCTCTCCTGAAATCTAATGGTGAAAAGCATGTGAAAGCTGCACAACAGTGGCAAAACATTATAACAGGTGTTGGACAAAGGTTTAACAGTGTACATGAGTTCCGCGAGTCTTTGCGTAAATATGCCATTGCTCATCAGTTTGCTTTTAGGTATAATAAGAATGATAGTCACCGAGTGACTGTCAAGTGCAAGGTTGAAGGTTGCCCTTGGAGAATTCATGCATCAAGGTTGTCTACCACCCAACTAATTTGTATTAAGAAAATGGATTCAGCACATACATGTGAAGGAAATGTTGTACCAACTGGTCATCAGGCCACAAGAAGTTGGGTGGCAAGTGTTATTAAGGAAAAGTTGAAGGAAGTTCCAGACTATAAACCCAGGGATATCGTTGAAGACATAAAGAATGAGTATGGAATTCAACTCAATTACTTTCAGGCGTGGCGTGGGAAAGAAATTGCCAAGGAGCAGCTTCAGGGATCATATAAAGAGGCATATGGTCAACTTCCAAGTTTATGTGATTCAATAATGGAGACAAATCCTGGTAGTCTTGCTACATTTACTACTAAGGATGACTCAAGCTTTCATCGCCTCTTTGTATCATTTCATGCCTCAATTCATGGGTTCCAAAATGGCTGTCGGCCTCTTCTTTTCCTTGATAGTGTAACCTTGAATTCAAAGTATCAAGGAATGTTGTTGACTGCAACTGCTGCTGATGGAAATGATGGTGTCTTTCCTGTTGCTTTTGCTGTAGTAGACGCAGAAACCAATGATAATTGGCATTGGTTTCTTGTGCAGCTCAGAAATGCATTATCAGATTGTCATGGTATAACTTTTGTAGCAGATAGAGAGAAGGGATTGAAGGAGTCAATTAATAACATTTTTCAGGACGAGAATGTTCACCATGGTTACTGTTTACATTACCTTTCAGAGAAACTTGTTAGAGATTTAAAGGGCCAGTTTTCCGTTGAAGTTAAGCGTCTCATGATTGAGGATTTATTTGCTGCAGCATATGCAGGTACTCCCGAGGAATTCCAAATATGTGTGGAGCGCATAAAAAATATTTCAGTCGAAGCTTACATTTGGGTCAATGAAAGTGAACCTGAGCATTGGGCAAATGCGTTCTTCCCAGGAGCAAGATATAACCATCTGACGTCAAACTTTGGAGAGGAGTTTTATGGATGGGTATCAGATGCACATGAACTACCAATAACTCAGATGGTCGATGCTATACGGTGTAAGATAATGGATGTAATGCATGCCCGAAGGGTAGAATCTAGTCAATGGCTAACGAGATTAACTCCAATAATGGAGGAAAAGCTAGAGAAGGAGAATGTTCACGTTCATCCACATCCTGTACTAATTTCATCTGGAAGCAGAGTTGAGGTTCATGGTGACTCCGTTGAAGTTGTTGACGTTGATAACTTTAGTTGTACCTGCAAAGGCTGGCAACTCACTGGATTGCCTTGCTGCCATGCTATTCCTGTCATTGCTTGCCTTAATCGTGATCCATATTATTATTGTTCTATATACTTGACTGTCGTAAACTACAGATCAACGTATTCAGAATCAGTACATCCTATCGTTGATATTGATAGGACGGCGAATGACTGTTCTCAGGGTGCATTATCAGTGACTGTCAAAGCTCCTCCTACTCGTCGTCCACCAGGTCGTCCAGTGAAGAAGAAAAGCAAAGATGTAATCAGACGTCAACTCCAGTGCGGGAAATGCAAGGGCAGCGGACACAACAAGTCAACATGCAAAGAGCTTTTAGAGCCTTAG